The window CTTTTACATCAGACAAAGTATACACACCAACCacagctttaaaataatttgattttCTAAGAGAACCTTTTTACAACTCTGCGTGTGACGCAATTCCTcacaaacacaaagtatttgCTCCGTGTCTTTGCATCGTAACGTGGAAGATAAATGATTaattgttttaaagtgtttttactAGGGctctaagatttttttatttaaacaataattgagatttaatttggacttttctttaCATAACAGGCAACagaaatggcctctagataaagatgtttgtaatcaaggactatttaaaactgttttcattaatcagaatattattcagaagaacagcttttagttgagtTGAACATCAATCcttattgaacataaagtgcaaccaacaaataAGTCTATgtaataaacagtttgaccgctacttaatgctatggtgagattcctgaaagtttctggtaaaacagtatgattatataaactctaaaacaattaataaaactagattatctcactgctgcaactgtcttcccttccatgtggagaaaacccactttaaacattttactgacacctaaaccTCTGATCTATTAATTGTTACAGAGCCAATAATTGCAGAACTCTGCGATtaggaaattgtgttttttttattgcgaaTATATTGCAAATGAGAATAATTGTTCAGCCTTAGTTTTTATTAACAAATCTGTGCATTTTTAATCCAGACCCGTTTTAtctgattaaataaaatccagtgaagcCGGAGCTCTGCATGAACAAACCGTGAACACAGCGAGATCAGACGATAAAACAGAAGCGCCGTCTGGATCAAAGCATAATCATCTGCaaaagtggcctagtcaaagtccgacACTTGAAAGCTGCTGTTCCCAGAAAATTTATCAATTTTCCCAAAGACGGGAAAACCTCCGTCTCTAGACGTGCAGACGAGCTCAACATAAATGCActccgcacttttcagatttctatttacAGATACCGCCGTGAGAACCCGGCAactttttccttcagctttacaTATTTGTAATACTTTAAGTGTCTCTTTCCCATAAAATCCAAACCcggaggtttgtggttgtattctgaggtttgtggttgtattcTGAGGTTATGTTCAGAAACCGAAGGACTCACGTTGTTCCCTCTCTGCGGGACGTTGATCATGGCCTCTGCCCCCCTCAGCTCTCCTGATTCTCCCCTCGACTCGTCGACCTGCTGAGGCCTGAAGCCGTCTGAGGAGGCAGCCGCGCCGCCTGCTGCTCCCTGATTGGCCGACAACGAGGAAGCTGCTGCGCTCTGAAGGTGGCCCTGCGGTCTCCGTCGCCCCGTGCTGTCCCAGGCGCTTTCAACCCCCTGGAGCAAATAAGACGTCCTCGTCTCATCGCTGAGGAGGAGCGGCCAGTTAAAGAAGACAAGAAACCGGCTTCTGGGGCAAAAAATGCAGGTTTAAAACGCCCTAAAGCTTTTACGCATATATATATTGAACTGAGCATAAAGTGTAGCTGCGGTTTGCAGCAGAGCTACTGGAGACGCTGCCTTCAGGCAAAAAGAGATACATGACAGGCAGAGCTTGTTGGAGGAGGCTGATGTCGTCTGCGAGGGGAAACTGCTCGTCGTAGTCGAccaaaaacctgaaaaacacGATTAAAGTTAacgtgtagcacatttcagcagcgaGGCGGTTCAAAGGGCTTTACATCATTAAAACATAAGAAATAGTCACTGATTGTTAGATCAGTAACagacattaaattaaatatcaggtgaaaacatcaaatatgttggtcggtgttcctgttattatggctgAAAGTAAATCTAAACAggttttcagtctgatttaaaggaactctgaGTTTCTGctgatttacagttttctggaagtctgttccagatttgtggagcacaggaactaaatgctgcttctccatgtctggttctggttctgcagagtagaccagaaccagaggatCTGAGAGGTCTGCagggtctttaatgtattttggtgctaagacATTCAGGAATTTATAAACTACTTCAGTTTTCTCTACTGAACCCCAATATGGGTTGTTTCATATAAAGTATTGCTGTTGCCCTTTAGGGTCTTATTTGGCTTGTAACTtgactaaaatgtatttattttaggcacaaatcagattttttctGCTATAGTAGTTACATTCAGCTGTGGCATCACATAAACAGGAGAATATTTTATGCTTATGCTGAATGTTAACCCAGAAGCTGATTTAaccagaaaaacaaattaaacattaaattatgttttacttTAGCCTGCATAACACAGATGTGATGAAATCTGGAGGTTTGAACTATTAAAGACCCCAAGATGGCCTTACTTTAGTTCTTAAACggacattttaaagacattatGAAAGTATCACAACTTAACATGTTAAGAACATGTTGCACTGACACCAGTTCTTACGCCATAAAAAGGTTGGATAATAAATATGGTTCTCACCTTTTCTCAGGTAAAAAAGATGTGAAATATTGCAGAAGTTCCTCTGCAAACGTGTGCATGTTTTCTTGGCTGCAAAGATGAGAGAACAGAGCGTGATCAAAGAGCGTGCTGATGCATTTGTGTGGGTTTAGCTGAGCTGCACGCTGGGCTCACCCCTCCAGGATGGGCTGCAGGCAGGTGTggtgcagcaacaggtgagtAGTCTCCACCACCTTCCGGCAGGAGTGGCTCAGCCTCGTCCACAAGTCTTCCTGCAGGCTGCAGACGAGTAAGAGCTGAACTCAGTACTGACCAGAACACATCCTGTTATTTTCCTACAATAAAACCCTGCGACGGCTGCTCGCCTTTTATCGTCAaagttcctcctcctgatgGCTTTCTCAAAGTCCGGGACGACAGCCTCGTAGAACGACGGCAGTCTGgcagcagaagaaagaaaacacacgGTTCTTTTACGCCGCCGTGCCCCACCCTGATCTCCCAGCAGCCAAGCTGCAGGTGGGCTCACCTGCTGAGGAAACCGTGGGAGTGGAAGCTGGAGCAGGCGGCAGGGAAGGTGTCCAGGAAGGCATGGATGGTGGTGGTCGAGTCGCACAGGTACAAAATTATATCTGCAAGCTCCTGCAGGGGAAATAAAGGCAGAAATTAATCATCAACGCCGATTATAACGCCACATCTCGTCTACTGTGCAATCCTTCACAGttagtttataaaacaaaaacacgatGATTTTATATCCTTAAATTATACCAGAATAAATCAATCTAAAGATTTTATTGActaggatgatttttttttaatatgtgatGATTTCAGAACCATTTCtgaatttatttgttgttttaaacagatGCAACAAAACTACGCtctgtttattaaaaacaagCTTTAATTGAAATTACAGCATTTTAAAGACCAAACATTATATTATAGAGCCGGCAAACCTTAAACAGGAGCTATTCTACTGGCTCTGGTGATCACTTCCAGCTCCAGGTgactttttacattaaaaataaggTTTAGTTTGCAGGCTGGTCATTTGCTCCCCTCTAGTGGCCAGTTAGGAGTTAGGTTTCATTTCCTCTAAAGAAGTCCTCAATCATGGTTGTTCCACAGCTGGCACAGAGACTTTCAGAGGCGTTTTAGGCCTAAAGTAAGTTATGATGCAACGCTGTTTTGAAGGGAGATATCAGATCAGCTAtgaattaatgtttttatattagCAGCATCTGATGCTGATAACTGAACTGATAACAGCCTCGTTATCGTCTgtgtgaacagaaataaaaactactgCATGTTTGGCTGAAGTGACCTCAGGTTCATGCATTTTCCActtactttgtttattttaaatgacaaCATGTAAGGTGTACAAAGGTTTACACACATATTCccaggtttctttttttcagttttagataAAAGACGacaccattttcaacgctgtgtctttgtttgaataaatgatttaatgCGGTGAGATAAAATTAAACCCTCCACACGCAAAATAAAAGTCATTATGTGTAGAAAAGTTAGACTTTTAACTGCTTCCAGTCACTTCCATTATGTTTTCATTCTAATAGTGAACCAACAAAACCTTTCAAATGCTAGGTTGAATAAAActttaagtaatattttctgactgagtgtttttattgtgaaactGTGTTGTGATCTCAGAgcacgggggtgggggggggtgtaaaAGCAGAGTCTGACCTCCAGGTTCATGCTCATGGCAGTGGGCTGCTTCTGTGCATTCAGCTTCATCGGCTCCATGGCCGCGGCTCCTTCACACCGCAGACCGCATTTGTTGAGGATCGTGTCAAACACCTGAGAttcataacaaacaaaaaaaatgactcacttaaaattaactaatgcaGAAATCCATTTTTCAAAGCTGGTTGTACCTCTCACCTGTAATATTGTGGGGAGCGTCTCATCCAGGTCGTTGTAGTAGGCTGGCTGCTGAGTGAAAATGTTCTCTGGAAGGAGAAACAAgagtggaggcagatgagcgttcacactgagcctggttctgctggaggttctcctccctgttaaaggggagttttcctctccactgtcgcttcatgcatgctcagtatgagggattgctgcaaagccatcaacaatgcagacgactgtccactgtggctctacgctctttcaggaggagtgaatgctgcttggagagacttgatgcaacctgctgggtttccttagagaggaaactttctcaccaacctgtataatctgattgattttgatttagtaaagagccttgagatgacgtgtttcatgaatcagggctatataaataaaactgaattgaataacaATTGAATAACTGATACATTTAGTGGATTAGGAGACGTTCTCGATCGGCTCACCTATCATTTTATGCAGCAGCTGGCTGTTGCCCTTTCCAAAGAGGACACACAAATCCAGAATTTTGGGAATGTCAAACAGGAAGTTGTCGTAGATAATCTCCCCAAACACGGCCGGGGTGAAGAAGTGATCCTGTTtcgagaaaacaaaaagaaatgtagGTTTTAGTAACAAATCAACACCTAAATGTAACGCTCAGACCTCCCTCTGCCCACACCTTGGATTCTTTATGCGTGGCCATCCGGAGGAAGGTGAGGAAAACCGCCCTGTGGACGGCACGCTGCACATCTGCCACGGCTGGCGACAGAGGCAGCGGGGCGAGGTCAAGGCCGCGGGGAGCCTGGTGCAGGTACGAGTCGAGACACCTCTGCAGGGACTCGTCAAACACCACCTGGTAGAAAACGCAGATCAGCCACTCTGGGTTCCTTCATCCCTgagaacctgcagcagcagctagcCGCCCCGTACCTGACACCAGAACTTGTCGTGAGGCAGTGCCAGCAGCCACTCCAGATCCTCGGCTATAAATTTGGCACGCTCCAAAAACTCCTCCACCTCAGCAGGTGAGCCGTTCTCCGGCGGAGGTGTATAAGGCACGAAGCAGCGCTCCTCCTTTCTGTCGGGGTGCTGGTGGAAAACGTGAAAAACAAATatgagacataaaaaaaaggcgTTTGGGTCAAATGTTGTCATGCAGAGATGTTGGGACTGAACGGACCAGCGCCGGCAGAGTGCGCTCCTTTCCTGACGGGCCGGGCTCGGTCACCTGTTGCTCGTCCAGCGGCACTCGAGCGCAGGCCATGGCTGCTCCTCAGACTTTTACTCTGAGCTGAGGAAACGAGGAAAAGACAAAACGCTGGTTTGTTTGTGTGGTTCAGATTCTTGGGGTCTGTTGGGAAGGCTTTATATAAATTAAAGTTTATACTGGACCTGACAGTGAATTACTatcttttgcaataaatgagacaaaataaaagatcaaaacaaaaattcacCACCAGTACTGAGAAATTAGAGAAAATAGAGCAAGCAAACAAAATAttcttaaacaaaataaaatactttgacattttgaatgttttttttttctatttaggTTGCACAAATGTGCATCAgttatacatttctttaagcTGAGTATGATATTATTAAATACTGCACAGTATTTCTTCTCAGGTTGTAAATCTGCCCTCATACTGTtcagtctattttttttaactacattttAACACCGCATGctcctgtttgtctctcacTTTGCTGCTAGGAACCCTAAATTTCCCCCATTGAGGGACAATAATGGAGTTTCTATCCTGTTCTATTTGTGTTTCGTTGTGAGAATTTGTCAAGACTCACAGATGTACGTCTTATATCTGACATCTTTCTATATctggcagggggaaaaaaacatgctgaATAAAAGCTTCCAATCCAGAGATTACAGTGACTGACAAAAGCCGCTCTGCAGGGCCGTCTTGAATTGTTTGGTCTTTTCCAAACATCCGCATGGCAGAAATGTCCCGTTGGTTACTTTTGAGTAGTATAACGGTGagttaaatgcatttatttacatGTAATTCCCTGACTGCAGTGGTGTCCACTTCCACAACAATTTGCTCAACAAACAGCTGGACCAggagtctgcaacctgtggcccTGGAGCTGGAGCAGCTCTTCCAATTAAaggttttgaaatatttgacagttcgttttctgtttgttttgtttgcatggaataattgctttgaatttccacaacagaacgtCACTGAAAGTCGCAGCAACGcgttttaaaatcctttttttaatgtgaataaCTAGGTTGAAAACtatgtgcttttatttcaaatcctctttttccccccaaagaGTTCCTTTccatattataaaaaaataaaaataaaaaatacaaataaaacgacagttcttttaaaatgacgacaattttcctaaaaacatattttcattaaataaaatgttatgttatgttattaTTTGCCCCTAAATGAGCTGGACTGAGGGGAAAgatggagggagagagagagaaataactttttatacCGTTGTTAAAATAATTGTCATGTAAACAAACGTGTGTAGAACCGTGAAACAAACCAACTATTCTACGTAATaattaaaactatattttgtttttgttttgtttggttttttttggggggggggggggggacaagttATGTTAGCTAATGGCTAATGGTAACCAAGCCTAAAGGTATGAAACCTGTAAAATCTGGAGTTAGACAGCTGACGGCCCCGCAGTGACTGAAACAGGGAGATATTAATGATTAACTTCCACAGTTAAAACATTTGGTGGCCTGAGTTGTTCTCCTAAAACCGGCCGCTGTTTAAAGCCACCGGGTAGCCGGTTTAATAGCGGCTGCTGATGAATGAAGGACCGTTTTAACCACCTGGTTGCCTAACCACCGTCCCCGGCCGTGACTCAGCGGAAAAACAAAGTGTCCCGAACCGGAGCTGGAGGAGCCCGCTTACCTCTGAACACGACGCCCTGCGGCTCCGTCAAGCCATCTCATCGCAGTCCGACTCGGTTTTCACCAGTTTCTCTTTCCAGACGTCTTGTGGACATCTGCGCTAACCAGGAACTGACGCCTGCCGTGTCTTCTTCGGCGTTAAGCACACAGCAGCTGCCGGAAGACGCCTCGACCGCCCCCTGGTGGCCGAGAATGGAAATATTGAATATCTACGTACAGTTTTAACGTACAGTCAAAATATGGTATGCTGCAAGGTTGCATGATCTACCGTCTCACttctccagttttttttcttccccctcaAACAAAACAACCAAGCAAAGACAAACGaagaataaaaagtataaagtataaaataaatacgtcattacttaaaaaaaagaataaatagtCCCACACATCATCAATCAGCAGTGATTCCACAGCACAATGTGTTTAAATGTCCATCCAGGAACTCACTGGACCAAGTTTCTAACAACGATAACGTTCTCCAGTTCTCATAAAAATGAATTACTGGATCTAAGGAACGGTTCTCGGATCCTTTCGGCTCTGT of the Fundulus heteroclitus isolate FHET01 chromosome 12, MU-UCD_Fhet_4.1, whole genome shotgun sequence genome contains:
- the ascc2 gene encoding activating signal cointegrator 1 complex subunit 2 — its product is MACARVPLDEQQVTEPGPSGKERTLPALHPDRKEERCFVPYTPPPENGSPAEVEEFLERAKFIAEDLEWLLALPHDKFWCQVVFDESLQRCLDSYLHQAPRGLDLAPLPLSPAVADVQRAVHRAVFLTFLRMATHKESKDHFFTPAVFGEIIYDNFLFDIPKILDLCVLFGKGNSQLLHKMIENIFTQQPAYYNDLDETLPTILQVFDTILNKCGLRCEGAAAMEPMKLNAQKQPTAMSMNLEELADIILYLCDSTTTIHAFLDTFPAACSSFHSHGFLSRLPSFYEAVVPDFEKAIRRRNFDDKSLQEDLWTRLSHSCRKVVETTHLLLHHTCLQPILEGQENMHTFAEELLQYFTSFLPEKRFLVDYDEQFPLADDISLLQQALPVIDETRTSYLLQGVESAWDSTGRRRPQGHLQSAAASSLSANQGAAGGAAASSDGFRPQQVDESRGESGELRGAEAMINVPQRGNNGAVCPVSGPELESLLSCIRDLLPDLGEGFLLACLQEYGYNSELVINNILEDRLAPNLEKLDRTMPRPVKEELPAVLNSRSNVFDDDEFDVFRRDQVDMSRIWKGRRKGEDPRELLNDKQHIEEQRARYRTYETVVDEVVVEAGEPAGDAYDLDAYDDEYDDTYDMNQVGANDLDGDSLLSRRPFTVPQVLRKGTKAEVEEEQEEDEDEDASQNQVNRDQFVQDPALLRERAEARRAAMQQKKGVRPERAGNVVGRPKGQGQTLETFLDRRKKEANKNRVGNHNRRSMADRKRNKGMIPS